The Nicotiana tomentosiformis chromosome 2, ASM39032v3, whole genome shotgun sequence genome includes the window ATAATTggctctttgttatatctcactgaTAGTAGATCTTACATTGTTtttagtgtaggcctttgtgctatATTTCaagcaaatccaaaggagtcccACTTGAAGattgtcaagaggatcttgagatacttAAACGGCACAACTGACCTTtgcctatggtatccaaaaggtagtaattttgaTTTAGTAAgatatgttgatgctgattatgcaggttttcatgGGGATAGAAAGAATacttcaggtatggcacactttcttggctcatgtcttgtattTGGGCAACCAAAAAGCAAAACCACGTGGCTTTGTCTAccgctgaagctgagtatgtggttGCTgtctcatgttgtgctcaattattATGGATTAAGCAAAAAATAATGGACTTTgaaattgatgttggttgtatccctATCTTTTGTGACAATACTAGTGCAAtcagtatgaccaagaacctgttccatcacaaaagaactaagcaaaatagatgttaggcatcatttTTTGAGGGATAACTTTGAGA containing:
- the LOC117276393 gene encoding secreted RxLR effector protein 161-like: MEDSKEIDTLIATTAKLDLDEPSSSVDEKMYKGIIGSLLYLTDSRSYIVFSVGLCAIFQANPKESHLKIVKRILRYLNGTTDLCLWYPKGSNFDLVRYVDADYAGFHGDRKNTSGMAHFLGSCLVFGQPKSKTTWLCLPLKLSMWLLSHVVLNYYGLSKK